Proteins from a single region of Starkeya sp. ORNL1:
- a CDS encoding aldo/keto reductase: MKTVTANGATIPVLGFGTFRMPGHEVLEVVPEALKLGFRHVDTAQIYGNEAEVGEALLRSGVKRGDIFLTTKVWVDKFRHADFLASVDESLRKLKTDYVDLLLLHWPNPSVPLAEQIGALNAVRTAGKVRNIGVSNYNTALMEEAVSLSEAPLVTNQIEYHPYLDQGVVIEAAREAGLSITAYYAMADGAVLRDATLREIGAKHGKSAAQVVLRWLIQQDGVVALSKTAKVSRLPENFAIFDFELSPAEMQAIHALARPNSRLISPPGLAPEWDKAA, translated from the coding sequence ATGAAAACCGTGACCGCCAATGGCGCCACCATTCCCGTACTCGGCTTTGGCACCTTTCGCATGCCCGGCCATGAGGTGCTGGAGGTGGTGCCTGAGGCCCTGAAGCTCGGCTTCCGCCATGTCGACACCGCGCAGATCTATGGCAATGAGGCCGAGGTCGGCGAAGCTCTTCTCCGCTCCGGCGTCAAGCGTGGCGACATCTTCCTCACCACCAAGGTGTGGGTGGACAAGTTCCGCCACGCCGATTTCCTTGCCTCGGTGGACGAGAGCCTGCGCAAGCTCAAGACCGACTATGTCGATCTCCTCCTGCTGCACTGGCCGAACCCTTCAGTGCCGCTGGCCGAGCAGATCGGCGCGCTGAATGCGGTGCGCACGGCCGGCAAGGTGCGCAATATCGGGGTGAGCAACTACAACACCGCGCTGATGGAGGAGGCGGTGAGCCTCAGCGAGGCGCCGCTGGTCACCAACCAGATCGAGTACCACCCCTATCTCGACCAGGGCGTGGTGATCGAGGCGGCGCGCGAGGCCGGCCTGTCGATCACCGCCTATTACGCCATGGCCGATGGCGCGGTGCTGCGCGATGCGACGCTCCGCGAGATCGGCGCGAAGCACGGCAAGAGCGCGGCGCAAGTGGTGCTGCGCTGGCTGATCCAGCAGGACGGCGTCGTCGCGCTGTCGAAGACCGCGAAGGTGTCCCGCCTGCCGGAGAATTTCGCCATCTTCGATTTCGAGCTGTCGCCGGCGGAGATGCAGGCCATCCATGCGCTGGCGCGGCCGAACAGCCGTCTCATCAGCCCGCCCGGCCTCGCGCCGGAGTGGGACAAGGCGGCGTAG
- a CDS encoding MFS transporter, with amino-acid sequence MPLALFALTIAAYAIGTTEFVIVGLLPTVANDLHITLPLAGLIVSVYALGVTFGAPILTALTGRIPRKPLLMGLMALFVIGNTAAALSPSYETLLVARVISAFAHGVFFAVGATIAAELVPADKRASAIALMFMGLTVAIVTGVPLGTFIGQSFGWRATFWAVAGLGVVAFIGVAALLPSNLSRAAPASLMEQVRVLGSGRLLIAFGMTALGYGGTFVAFTYLATILEDITGFPAASVSLILVLYGVAIAAGNLAGGRIADRNPVKALVGLFALQALVLLAFSFTAVSPVLALVTLAALGFLSFANVPGLQLYVVELAKRTRPNAVDVASALNIAAFNLGIALGAWIGGLVVASQFGLGATPWVGAILVAGALALTLWSGALDRREAGLEAAAAPAE; translated from the coding sequence ATGCCTCTCGCACTCTTCGCGCTCACCATCGCGGCCTACGCGATCGGTACCACCGAATTCGTCATTGTCGGGCTGTTGCCCACCGTGGCGAACGATCTCCACATCACCTTGCCGCTCGCCGGGCTGATCGTCAGCGTCTATGCGCTCGGCGTCACCTTCGGCGCGCCGATCCTCACCGCGCTCACCGGCCGCATTCCGCGCAAGCCGCTGCTGATGGGGCTGATGGCGCTGTTCGTCATCGGCAACACCGCCGCCGCGCTCAGCCCGAGCTACGAGACGCTGCTGGTGGCGCGGGTGATCTCGGCCTTCGCCCACGGTGTGTTCTTCGCGGTGGGCGCCACCATCGCCGCCGAACTGGTGCCGGCGGACAAGCGTGCCTCGGCCATCGCCCTGATGTTCATGGGGCTCACCGTCGCCATCGTCACCGGCGTGCCGCTCGGCACCTTCATCGGCCAGAGCTTCGGCTGGCGCGCCACCTTCTGGGCGGTGGCGGGGCTCGGCGTCGTCGCCTTCATCGGCGTAGCCGCGCTGCTGCCCTCCAACCTCAGCCGCGCCGCCCCGGCAAGCCTCATGGAGCAGGTCCGCGTGCTCGGCAGCGGCCGGCTCCTGATCGCGTTCGGCATGACCGCGCTCGGCTATGGCGGCACCTTCGTCGCCTTCACCTATCTGGCGACCATCCTGGAGGACATCACCGGCTTTCCCGCCGCCAGCGTCAGCCTGATCCTGGTGCTCTATGGCGTCGCCATCGCGGCCGGCAATCTCGCAGGCGGGCGCATCGCCGACCGCAATCCGGTGAAGGCGCTGGTCGGCCTGTTCGCCTTGCAGGCGCTGGTGCTGCTGGCCTTCAGCTTCACCGCGGTCTCGCCGGTGCTGGCGCTGGTGACGCTCGCCGCGCTCGGCTTCCTGTCCTTCGCCAATGTGCCGGGCCTCCAGCTCTATGTGGTGGAACTGGCCAAGCGCACTCGGCCGAACGCCGTCGATGTCGCCTCGGCGTTGAACATCGCCGCCTTCAATCTCGGCATCGCGCTCGGCGCCTGGATCGGCGGGCTGGTGGTCGCCTCGCAGTTCGGCCTTGGGGCGACGCCCTGGGTCGGCGCCATACTGGTCGCCGGTGCGCTGGCGCTCACGCTGTGGAGCGGCGCGCTCGATCGGCGCGAGGCGGGACTTGAAGCCGCAGCCGCCCCGGCGGAATGA
- a CDS encoding extracellular solute-binding protein, with protein sequence MNLDRRTLIKGAASALLVAGAAPAAISAARADTLPERFASLYEAAKKDGAVVFYTSYRQETSTAVLDFWRKNFPDVKLNIVQKQTLDLIPSIEAEKAAGRTNPDVVFISQRFILDGWAKRGYIMPYKVRDFDKISDKYKDPNGNYVATAVTLLAAAYNPKKFPDPSVLPKKITDFLDPKWKGRIVFADPKSAASQLTWFQTLLAQKIIDWETIKGFAKQDFLFTRGNAESVRLLVAGERDLSPLISSQNVITARERGQPIENYILEEGVVVNENLLSIFAGGPNPNGAKLLIEVLTSAEGQELVGNAGSYIPTHPDSNPPKGLPRLQDIKVIESDEDIGGEESQKFLDQFDIVFNRG encoded by the coding sequence ATGAACCTCGACAGACGAACCCTCATCAAGGGAGCGGCGTCCGCGCTGCTGGTCGCCGGCGCCGCGCCGGCCGCCATTTCCGCCGCCCGCGCCGATACGCTGCCCGAGCGTTTCGCCAGCCTTTATGAGGCGGCGAAGAAGGACGGCGCGGTGGTGTTCTACACCTCGTACCGGCAGGAGACGAGCACCGCGGTGCTCGACTTCTGGCGCAAGAACTTCCCCGATGTGAAGCTCAACATCGTGCAGAAGCAGACGCTGGACCTCATCCCCTCGATCGAGGCGGAGAAGGCGGCGGGCCGCACCAATCCGGACGTGGTGTTCATCAGCCAGCGCTTCATCCTCGATGGCTGGGCCAAGCGCGGCTACATCATGCCCTACAAGGTGCGCGACTTCGACAAGATCTCCGACAAGTACAAGGACCCGAACGGCAATTACGTCGCCACCGCGGTGACGCTGCTGGCCGCTGCCTATAATCCGAAGAAGTTCCCCGATCCTTCGGTGCTGCCGAAGAAGATCACCGATTTCCTCGATCCGAAGTGGAAGGGCCGCATCGTCTTCGCCGATCCGAAGTCGGCGGCCTCCCAGCTCACCTGGTTCCAGACCCTGCTGGCGCAGAAGATCATCGACTGGGAGACCATCAAGGGCTTCGCCAAGCAGGACTTCCTATTCACCCGCGGCAATGCCGAGTCGGTGCGCCTGCTGGTGGCCGGCGAGCGCGATCTCTCGCCGCTGATCTCCTCGCAGAACGTCATCACCGCCCGCGAGCGCGGCCAGCCGATCGAGAACTACATCCTCGAGGAGGGCGTGGTGGTGAACGAGAACCTGCTGAGCATCTTCGCGGGCGGCCCGAACCCGAACGGGGCGAAGCTGCTGATCGAAGTGCTGACCAGCGCCGAGGGCCAGGAACTGGTCGGCAATGCCGGTTCCTACATCCCGACCCACCCGGATTCCAACCCGCCCAAGGGCCTGCCGCGGCTCCAGGACATCAAGGTGATCGAGAGCGACGAGGACATTGGCGGCGAGGAATCGCAGAAGTTCCTCGACCAGTTCGATATCGTGTTCAATCGAGGTTGA
- a CDS encoding LLM class flavin-dependent oxidoreductase, producing the protein MTKQKQKQMALGAFLYPTGHHAAAWRHPQAQADAGINFKHYAQVAQAAEAAKFDLLFLADSAGARGEDWGALARFSTHYVAQFEPLTLLGALAAVTERIGLVATASTTYNEPYTLARKFASIDHISGGRAGWNLVTSGNEGEAYNFGRDRHPPHDERYRRATEFLGVVEGLWDSWEDDAFVRDKESGVFFDPDKVYSLDHRGEYFNVRGPLNIPRPPQGWPVLVQAGSSEAGKALAGASAEVVFTAQQTLPDAQAFYRDVKARAVAAGRAADDIKILPGIFPVVGRTEAEAKAKFEELQNLIHPDVALSILEHRLGIPLRHLPLDGPVPTDIPVINASTSRQTLLLDLAKREGLSILQLGLRVAGARGHWQVVGTPEQIADRMEERFLNEGADGFNVMAPYLPGALTDFIELVLPELRRRGLFRTDYEGRTLREHLGLKRPGRHHKHNKAIEASAEHHAAPAAA; encoded by the coding sequence ATGACCAAGCAGAAGCAGAAGCAGATGGCGCTCGGCGCCTTCCTCTATCCCACCGGCCACCACGCCGCCGCCTGGCGCCACCCGCAGGCGCAGGCCGATGCCGGCATCAACTTCAAGCACTACGCGCAAGTGGCGCAGGCGGCCGAAGCGGCGAAGTTCGACCTGCTGTTCCTCGCCGACAGCGCCGGCGCGCGCGGCGAAGACTGGGGGGCGCTGGCGCGCTTCTCCACCCACTATGTCGCGCAGTTCGAGCCGCTGACGCTGCTCGGCGCACTCGCCGCGGTGACCGAGCGCATCGGCCTCGTGGCGACCGCTTCCACCACCTACAACGAGCCCTATACGCTCGCCCGCAAGTTCGCCTCCATCGACCATATCAGCGGCGGGCGCGCCGGGTGGAACCTCGTCACCTCGGGCAATGAGGGTGAGGCCTATAATTTCGGCCGCGACCGCCATCCGCCGCATGACGAGCGTTATCGCCGTGCCACCGAATTCCTCGGCGTGGTCGAGGGGCTGTGGGATTCATGGGAGGACGACGCCTTCGTCCGCGACAAGGAAAGCGGCGTCTTCTTCGATCCGGACAAGGTCTACAGCCTTGATCATCGCGGCGAATACTTCAATGTGCGCGGCCCGCTCAACATTCCGCGCCCGCCGCAGGGCTGGCCGGTGCTGGTGCAGGCCGGCTCGTCGGAGGCCGGCAAGGCGCTCGCCGGCGCTTCGGCCGAAGTGGTGTTCACCGCACAGCAGACGCTGCCCGATGCGCAGGCCTTCTACCGCGATGTGAAGGCCCGCGCGGTGGCTGCCGGCCGGGCGGCGGACGACATCAAGATCCTGCCCGGTATCTTCCCGGTGGTCGGCCGCACCGAGGCCGAGGCCAAGGCGAAGTTCGAGGAACTGCAGAACCTCATCCATCCTGATGTGGCGCTCTCCATCCTCGAGCATCGGCTCGGCATTCCGCTGCGCCATTTGCCGCTCGACGGGCCGGTGCCGACCGACATTCCGGTCATCAATGCCAGCACCAGCCGGCAGACCCTCCTGCTCGACCTCGCCAAGCGCGAGGGCCTGTCCATCCTGCAGCTTGGCCTGCGGGTGGCCGGGGCGCGCGGCCATTGGCAGGTGGTCGGCACGCCGGAACAGATCGCCGATCGCATGGAGGAGCGTTTCCTCAATGAGGGCGCCGACGGCTTCAATGTCATGGCGCCCTATCTGCCGGGCGCATTGACCGATTTCATCGAACTGGTGCTGCCCGAACTGCGCCGCCGCGGCCTGTTCCGCACCGATTATGAAGGCCGGACGCTGCGCGAGCATCTCGGGCTGAAGCGTCCCGGCCGACACCACAAGCACAACAAGGCGATCGAGGCGAGCGCGGAGCATCACGCCGCGCCTGCCGCCGCCTGA
- a CDS encoding LysR family transcriptional regulator, with the protein MSFDGRVVSGIGVLAAVVETGNFARAGEALGLTPSGVSRAVARLEARVGVRLFDRNPRAVTLTDEGRRFHASVAPLLAGLEDAANDAAGSAALVRGRLRVNVDAWFARSMLAPRLPALLAAYPDLSVELMVRDTIGDMVGDGIDVAVRFGEQEPSSLITRKLIDTRIFTCASPAYLARHGEPQHPRDLVHHECLHTRDPLSGRPFAWEFHRAGEIIEVPVTSRLVTNELSTKLAACIAGHGITQTFELGLEGLLASGALKQILPDWAEERFPLYVFYPSRHLPPAKVRAFLDFVEADVLAR; encoded by the coding sequence ATGAGCTTCGATGGGCGCGTGGTCAGCGGCATTGGCGTCCTCGCCGCCGTGGTCGAGACCGGCAATTTCGCCCGTGCCGGGGAGGCGCTCGGCCTCACCCCCTCCGGGGTCAGCCGGGCGGTGGCGCGGCTGGAGGCGCGGGTCGGCGTGCGCCTGTTCGACCGCAACCCGCGTGCGGTGACGCTGACTGACGAGGGCCGCCGCTTCCACGCCAGCGTCGCGCCGCTGCTCGCCGGGCTGGAGGACGCCGCCAATGACGCCGCCGGTTCCGCCGCACTGGTGCGCGGCCGGCTGCGGGTGAACGTCGACGCCTGGTTCGCGCGATCCATGCTTGCCCCAAGGCTGCCGGCATTGCTCGCCGCCTATCCCGACTTGTCGGTGGAACTGATGGTGCGCGACACCATCGGTGACATGGTGGGCGATGGCATCGATGTCGCGGTGCGCTTCGGCGAGCAGGAGCCGTCCTCGCTCATCACCCGCAAGCTGATCGACACCCGCATCTTCACCTGCGCCTCGCCGGCCTATCTCGCCCGCCATGGCGAACCGCAGCACCCGCGCGATCTGGTCCACCACGAATGCCTGCACACCCGCGATCCGCTGAGCGGCCGGCCGTTTGCCTGGGAGTTCCACCGCGCTGGCGAGATCATCGAGGTGCCGGTGACGAGCCGGCTGGTGACCAATGAGCTTTCCACCAAGCTCGCCGCCTGCATCGCCGGGCACGGCATCACCCAGACCTTCGAACTCGGGCTCGAGGGCCTGCTGGCGAGCGGCGCGCTCAAGCAGATATTGCCGGATTGGGCGGAAGAGCGCTTCCCGCTCTATGTCTTCTATCCCTCGCGCCATCTGCCACCGGCAAAGGTTCGCGCTTTCCTCGATTTCGTCGAAGCCGACGTACTAGCCCGCTGA
- a CDS encoding SDR family oxidoreductase translates to MTLQGQRIVILGGSSGIGFATAEAAAREGAELVIASSSTARVQEALTGLPAGAQGQALNLTDEAAVKAFFASLGGFDHLVFTAGETLQLGTLNDTEIATARGFFALRYWGAFMAAKYGSPGIRPGGSIVFTSGLAGARPHPGWSLGASICSAMEGLTRALAMELAPIRVNIVSPGVVKSPLWSNMSEADREGLYRATAERLPVGHVGEVEEIAQAYLYLMRQTYCTGEVLRVDGGGGLA, encoded by the coding sequence ATGACACTTCAGGGACAACGCATCGTCATTCTCGGTGGCAGTTCGGGCATTGGGTTTGCGACCGCCGAGGCCGCAGCCAGAGAAGGCGCGGAGCTGGTGATCGCCTCCAGCAGCACGGCGCGGGTGCAGGAAGCACTCACCGGCTTGCCGGCCGGGGCGCAAGGCCAGGCGCTTAACCTCACCGATGAGGCGGCGGTGAAGGCATTCTTCGCCAGCCTCGGCGGCTTCGACCACCTGGTCTTCACCGCCGGCGAGACGCTCCAGCTCGGCACGCTCAACGACACCGAAATCGCCACGGCGCGCGGCTTCTTCGCGCTGCGCTACTGGGGCGCCTTCATGGCGGCAAAATATGGCAGCCCGGGCATTCGGCCCGGCGGCTCCATCGTCTTCACCTCCGGCCTTGCCGGTGCCCGTCCGCATCCCGGCTGGTCGCTCGGCGCGAGCATCTGCTCGGCCATGGAAGGGCTGACGCGCGCACTCGCCATGGAGCTGGCGCCGATCCGGGTGAACATCGTCTCGCCCGGCGTGGTGAAGAGCCCGCTCTGGTCGAACATGAGCGAGGCGGATCGTGAAGGGCTGTATCGCGCCACGGCGGAACGCCTGCCGGTCGGCCACGTCGGCGAGGTCGAGGAGATCGCGCAGGCCTATCTCTATCTGATGCGCCAGACCTATTGCACCGGCGAGGTGCTGCGGGTCGATGGTGGTGGCGGGTTGGCGTGA
- a CDS encoding rhodanese-like domain-containing protein translates to MTTQFPRIEATALHRLLPGEGEIAVLDVREEGVFADAHILTASNAPISRFERIVPLLLPRRATPIVLVDDDEQLAERAAGILAAHGYDAVSILEGGVPAWHKAGFALFAGVYVPSKAFGEFVEVAYDTPHIDAHELQRRRAAGEDIVLLDSRPFDEYNWITIPGALDCPGGELVLRAREAVPSEDTLVVVNCGGRTRSIIGAQILIDAGLPNRVVSLKDGTQGWHLSGLEVERGAESIVPQPTNGAFEWARQAAAGLAKRFEVPTIGAVTLARFEEERDHTTLYRFDVRGPEEYRSGHRPGFLSAPGGQLVQATDTFVAVRRARIVLADSDGVRARTTAAWLARMGFPNVYVLDEHAPAASVEVGDAPETVLGLGAAEAKTVTADELATLLKRGDVVVVDVATSRQYRAGHIPGAWFAVRGRLQADAATLPEAALYVLTSPDEVIARLAIAELEAATGKPVGLLLGGTQAWWGAGHPLERQAEHLASRTDDVLLKAFERRDQKEAAMREYLQWEVGLVEQVRRDGTLQFRL, encoded by the coding sequence ATGACCACGCAATTCCCGCGCATCGAAGCCACGGCGCTGCATCGCCTGCTGCCGGGCGAGGGCGAGATCGCGGTGCTCGACGTGCGCGAGGAGGGCGTGTTTGCCGACGCGCATATCCTCACCGCCTCGAACGCGCCGATCAGCCGCTTCGAGCGTATCGTCCCATTGCTGCTGCCGCGCCGTGCGACGCCGATCGTGCTGGTGGACGACGACGAACAGCTCGCCGAGCGCGCCGCCGGCATCCTCGCCGCGCACGGCTATGATGCGGTGTCGATCCTAGAAGGCGGCGTGCCGGCCTGGCACAAGGCCGGCTTCGCGCTGTTCGCCGGGGTCTATGTGCCGAGCAAGGCGTTCGGCGAGTTCGTCGAGGTCGCCTACGATACTCCGCACATTGATGCGCACGAATTGCAGCGCCGCCGCGCGGCCGGCGAGGACATCGTGCTGCTCGATAGCCGGCCGTTCGACGAATATAACTGGATCACCATTCCCGGCGCGCTCGATTGCCCCGGCGGCGAGCTGGTGTTGCGGGCGCGCGAAGCGGTGCCGTCCGAGGACACGCTGGTGGTGGTGAATTGCGGCGGGCGCACCCGCAGCATCATCGGCGCGCAGATATTGATCGATGCCGGCCTGCCGAACCGCGTGGTGTCGCTGAAGGACGGCACGCAGGGCTGGCATCTCTCCGGCCTCGAGGTCGAGCGCGGCGCCGAGAGCATCGTGCCGCAGCCCACCAATGGCGCCTTCGAATGGGCACGGCAGGCCGCAGCAGGGCTTGCCAAGCGCTTCGAGGTGCCGACCATCGGCGCCGTGACCCTAGCCCGCTTCGAGGAGGAGCGTGACCACACCACGCTCTATCGCTTCGACGTGCGCGGGCCCGAGGAATACCGTTCCGGCCACCGGCCCGGCTTCCTCTCCGCGCCCGGCGGGCAATTGGTGCAGGCGACCGACACCTTCGTCGCCGTGCGCCGCGCCCGCATCGTGCTCGCCGACAGCGACGGCGTGCGTGCGCGCACCACCGCGGCGTGGTTGGCCCGCATGGGCTTCCCGAATGTCTATGTGCTCGACGAGCACGCCCCGGCGGCGAGCGTCGAGGTCGGCGATGCGCCGGAGACGGTGCTCGGGCTCGGCGCCGCCGAGGCCAAGACGGTCACGGCGGATGAACTGGCGACGCTGTTGAAGCGCGGCGACGTGGTGGTGGTCGATGTCGCCACCAGCCGGCAATACCGCGCCGGCCACATCCCCGGCGCCTGGTTCGCGGTGCGCGGACGGCTCCAGGCGGATGCCGCCACGCTGCCCGAGGCGGCGCTTTATGTGCTCACTTCGCCGGACGAGGTGATCGCCCGCCTCGCCATTGCCGAGCTGGAAGCGGCGACGGGCAAGCCGGTCGGCCTGCTGCTCGGCGGCACCCAGGCCTGGTGGGGTGCCGGCCATCCGCTGGAGAGGCAGGCCGAACACCTCGCCTCGCGCACCGACGACGTGCTGCTGAAGGCCTTCGAGCGCCGCGACCAGAAGGAGGCGGCGATGCGCGAGTATCTCCAATGGGAGGTCGGCCTGGTCGAACAGGTGCGCCGCGACGGCACGCTGCAATTCCGGCTTTGA
- a CDS encoding SDR family NAD(P)-dependent oxidoreductase, with protein MTVSQTSRPLAGQVALVTGSARRIGRETALLLAQDGAHVVVHARSSKAEIEAVAEEIRAAGGSASAALADITVEGEAQRLVGDILATHGRLDILVNNAAVRGESSFADISFDVWKKIYSVTVDGAFLVTRAAVPSMVKHGYGRIVSIGGVAAHIGVANRAHVATAKAALVGFTKALAVEYGAHGVTANLVVPGKIGGPRSPNSGAGGIFPGGGHPLLGHEGEPRNVAEIIRTLALPAGAFVTGQTIHVSGGLYLP; from the coding sequence ATGACAGTATCGCAAACGTCCCGGCCGCTGGCCGGGCAGGTCGCCCTCGTCACTGGCTCGGCGCGTCGCATCGGGCGTGAGACGGCGCTGCTGCTGGCGCAGGACGGCGCCCATGTCGTCGTCCATGCGCGCTCGTCAAAGGCAGAGATCGAGGCGGTGGCCGAGGAGATCCGCGCCGCCGGCGGCTCGGCCAGCGCGGCGCTGGCCGACATCACGGTGGAAGGGGAAGCGCAGCGCCTGGTCGGCGACATCCTCGCCACTCATGGCCGGCTCGACATCCTCGTCAACAATGCCGCGGTGCGCGGCGAGTCTTCCTTTGCCGACATCAGCTTTGACGTCTGGAAGAAGATTTACTCGGTAACGGTCGACGGCGCCTTCCTCGTCACCCGCGCGGCGGTGCCGTCCATGGTGAAGCACGGTTATGGCCGCATCGTCTCGATCGGCGGCGTCGCCGCGCATATCGGCGTTGCCAACCGCGCCCATGTCGCCACCGCCAAGGCGGCTTTGGTGGGCTTCACCAAGGCGCTCGCGGTGGAATATGGCGCCCATGGCGTCACCGCGAACCTGGTGGTGCCCGGCAAGATCGGCGGCCCGCGCTCGCCGAATTCCGGCGCCGGCGGCATCTTCCCGGGCGGCGGCCATCCTTTGCTCGGCCATGAAGGCGAGCCCCGCAACGTCGCCGAGATCATCCGCACGCTGGCCTTGCCGGCCGGTGCGTTCGTCACCGGCCAGACCATCCATGTCAGCGGCGGGCTGTATTTGCCGTGA
- a CDS encoding LysR family transcriptional regulator, with translation MDNRAGEMEVFAAAAELGSFSAAGRQLKLTPSAVSKLITRIEDRLGTRLLLRSTRALRLTPEGERYLARALRILAEIEETEREIASGSEAAPRGRVRVNASVGFGVRCIMPLIPEFLRLYPEVELDLSLNDGMVDLMEGRADIAIRSSAAALPDSSLKARKIRESRRVVVAAPSYLAVHGIPQTPADLARHNCLRFNFRQSPYEWPFRDPVSGEVVTQQVTGNFLADNGPTLRQLCVEGLGLARIGQFHVAPDIAEGRLVPVLERYNPEDVELIHAIFAGHQHLPARVRAFVDFLAERIRGEA, from the coding sequence ATGGACAATCGCGCAGGGGAGATGGAGGTGTTCGCGGCGGCCGCGGAGCTCGGCAGCTTTTCCGCCGCCGGGCGCCAGCTGAAGCTCACGCCTTCCGCGGTGAGCAAGCTCATCACCCGCATCGAGGACCGGCTCGGCACCCGGTTGCTGCTGCGCTCGACCCGCGCATTGCGCCTCACCCCGGAGGGCGAGCGCTACCTTGCCCGCGCCCTGCGCATCCTCGCCGAGATCGAGGAGACCGAGCGCGAGATCGCCAGCGGTTCCGAGGCGGCGCCGCGCGGCCGGGTGCGGGTCAATGCCTCGGTCGGCTTCGGGGTGCGCTGCATCATGCCGCTGATCCCCGAATTCCTGAGGCTCTACCCCGAAGTCGAGCTCGATCTGTCGCTCAACGACGGCATGGTCGATCTGATGGAGGGGCGCGCCGACATCGCCATCCGCTCCTCAGCCGCGGCGTTGCCGGATTCCAGCCTGAAGGCGCGCAAGATACGCGAGAGCCGGCGCGTCGTGGTCGCTGCGCCGAGCTATCTCGCAGTCCATGGCATCCCGCAGACGCCAGCCGACCTCGCGCGGCACAATTGCCTGCGCTTCAATTTCCGCCAAAGCCCTTATGAATGGCCGTTCCGCGACCCGGTGAGCGGCGAGGTGGTGACGCAGCAGGTCACCGGCAATTTCCTCGCCGACAATGGCCCGACGCTGCGCCAGCTCTGCGTCGAGGGGCTGGGGCTCGCCCGCATCGGCCAGTTCCATGTCGCTCCCGACATTGCGGAGGGCCGGCTGGTGCCGGTGCTGGAGCGCTATAATCCTGAGGACGTGGAACTGATCCACGCCATCTTCGCCGGCCACCAGCATCTGCCGGCAAGGGTGCGGGCGTTCGTCGATTTCCTGGCGGAACGGATACGCGGGGAGGCGTAA